The following are encoded in a window of Streptomyces sp. Go-475 genomic DNA:
- a CDS encoding FAD-dependent monooxygenase, whose product MEIKDSKDSKDRRALVVGLGISGIATALRLRQIGWTPVIVERAPARRTGGYFIALFGGGRPPAERLGILDNLQDRLPAGGRQYEVDRAGNRKPALGYGDLPGSPWMMVRGDVEEAAFAALPKDVEIRYSTVPTRIEQDAEGVDVTLTDTSDDSTVTERFDLVVGADGLRSTVRSLVFGPHEKYLHRLNYMAVAFQLPAPLSEIHPDDGAILMEPNRSMWLFPFAGSPQTVLLSYHTDDVDAEFTEPPAKRVRAAFGTEPTGRMLGEVLDALDTADDLLFDSVEQTRMDRWHRGRVVLVGDSAWCVSLYAGMGVSMGITGADLLGTMLERHSDVRHALAAWEQTLRPHLDVFQRNGIQQRMFFVPANNKELALRKAMNVGMRLPGTSHLLRQLQARDKAGRLKDTDLALA is encoded by the coding sequence CGACTACGGCAGATCGGCTGGACGCCGGTCATCGTCGAGAGGGCTCCGGCACGACGCACGGGTGGATACTTCATCGCCCTCTTCGGCGGCGGCCGGCCTCCCGCTGAACGCCTGGGCATCCTCGACAATCTGCAGGACCGGCTGCCTGCCGGCGGCCGTCAGTACGAGGTCGACCGTGCGGGGAACCGGAAGCCGGCTCTGGGATACGGAGACCTGCCCGGCAGCCCCTGGATGATGGTGCGCGGCGACGTCGAGGAGGCCGCCTTCGCGGCCCTTCCCAAGGATGTGGAGATCCGTTACTCGACCGTGCCGACCCGTATCGAACAGGACGCCGAGGGCGTGGACGTCACGCTGACCGACACCTCGGACGACAGCACTGTCACCGAACGGTTCGATCTGGTGGTCGGCGCGGACGGACTGCGCTCCACCGTGCGCTCGCTCGTGTTCGGCCCACACGAGAAGTACCTGCACCGGCTGAACTACATGGCGGTCGCTTTCCAACTCCCCGCCCCGCTCAGCGAGATCCATCCGGACGACGGGGCGATCCTGATGGAGCCCAACCGGTCGATGTGGCTCTTCCCCTTCGCGGGCAGTCCTCAGACGGTACTGCTCAGCTACCACACCGACGACGTCGACGCCGAGTTCACCGAGCCGCCGGCCAAGCGTGTGCGCGCGGCATTCGGCACCGAACCCACCGGCCGGATGCTCGGCGAGGTGCTGGACGCCCTGGACACCGCGGACGACCTGCTGTTCGACTCGGTCGAGCAGACGCGCATGGACCGCTGGCACCGCGGCCGGGTCGTGCTCGTCGGTGACTCGGCCTGGTGCGTCAGCCTCTACGCCGGCATGGGCGTCTCGATGGGAATCACCGGCGCGGACCTGCTCGGGACCATGCTGGAGCGCCACTCGGACGTGCGCCACGCCCTCGCCGCCTGGGAACAGACGCTGCGCCCCCACCTCGACGTGTTCCAGCGCAACGGAATCCAGCAGCGCATGTTCTTCGTCCCGGCCAACAACAAGGAGCTGGCTCTGCGCAAGGCCATGAACGTGGGGATGCGGCTCCCCGGCACCTCGCACCTGCTGAGGCAGCTGCAGGCCAGGGACAAGGCAGGCCGGCTGAAGGACACGGACCTCGCCCTAGCATGA
- a CDS encoding TetR/AcrR family transcriptional regulator, with protein MTAPTEHDSATATRILAAARELVLKRGVKGLTVAEIAEKAHVGKGTAYLYWGTKHDLLFGLFARDFLAVLDDGIDALSADHEQCRPHRLCPQLVRDSLDRPFVQALQTGDADLLGVLTQQPRSTELLDLAGPAALMYTVLPVWRRYRLVRTDWPLDDQAYALQALMTGFLSNVTRPQTPRSITVSEPYTVISTAVTALLGPEEADPAEVRATAEEGMQLLREKRAAVIALITANQENKES; from the coding sequence ATGACTGCACCGACTGAACACGACTCCGCGACGGCCACCCGGATCCTCGCCGCCGCCAGGGAACTGGTCCTCAAACGCGGCGTCAAGGGCCTGACCGTCGCCGAGATCGCGGAGAAGGCGCACGTCGGCAAGGGCACGGCGTACCTGTACTGGGGCACCAAGCATGACCTCCTGTTCGGCCTGTTCGCCAGGGACTTCCTGGCCGTCCTCGATGACGGGATCGACGCGCTGAGTGCCGATCACGAACAGTGCCGGCCGCACCGGCTCTGCCCACAGCTCGTCCGCGACTCCCTCGACCGCCCGTTCGTGCAGGCGTTGCAGACCGGCGACGCCGACCTGCTGGGCGTCCTCACCCAGCAGCCACGCAGCACTGAGCTGCTCGACCTGGCGGGCCCCGCCGCGCTGATGTACACCGTGCTGCCGGTGTGGCGCCGGTACCGGCTCGTCCGTACCGACTGGCCCCTCGATGACCAGGCCTACGCGCTCCAAGCGCTGATGACCGGCTTCCTCAGCAACGTCACCCGCCCGCAGACGCCTCGGAGCATCACCGTCAGCGAGCCCTACACGGTCATCTCGACCGCGGTGACAGCCCTGCTGGGCCCGGAGGAAGCCGACCCGGCCGAGGTCCGCGCGACCGCCGAAGAAGGCATGCAGCTGCTGCGCGAGAAGCGCGCGGCCGTCATCGCGCTGATCACCGCCAACCAGGAAAACAAAGAGAGTTAG
- a CDS encoding nuclear transport factor 2 family protein, with protein sequence MAQATETVRTAGSTNPTETVIDRYIRIFDRTAHEPAAVEELQPLFAPDATVQLDQGLEPVTGLPAIMDFYRNFPSLMADSQRFWTSTVLDDGRIECHWVQAGRGTDGSLVTLAGIEHATVNADGQITDLRNRMVDPTGWA encoded by the coding sequence ATGGCTCAGGCGACCGAGACGGTCAGGACGGCCGGATCGACCAACCCGACCGAGACGGTGATCGACCGCTACATCAGGATCTTCGACCGCACGGCGCACGAGCCCGCGGCCGTGGAGGAGCTCCAACCGCTCTTCGCGCCGGACGCCACCGTGCAGCTCGACCAAGGCCTCGAACCGGTGACCGGCCTGCCCGCGATCATGGATTTCTACCGGAACTTCCCCTCGCTCATGGCGGACAGCCAGCGCTTCTGGACCAGCACGGTGCTCGACGACGGCAGGATCGAGTGCCACTGGGTCCAGGCGGGACGTGGCACGGACGGCAGCCTCGTGACCCTGGCCGGCATCGAGCACGCGACCGTCAACGCCGACGGACAGATCACGGACCTGCGCAACCGCATGGTGGACCCCACCGGCTGGGCATGA
- a CDS encoding NAD(P)H-dependent oxidoreductase, with protein sequence MRLLGLACGQQDGSAEVLLKAALTAAAREGAAVEMVRLTDLSLVTAATADAGDDAAWFCDRLLDADGVIVSSPTYTRSAPGALKLLIDRAFGPRTDVVFVREALARGEHGRAEQEHGRAEQKETRGLLGLDTAPDPRVLKPRVAGFIAVGGCPSPHWRTLTLPTLHALAFPLHMAVADQMEVPTPGGLGGIATDPAAVLRAERLGGAVARQLGLPHDEVRFLGEPGTCPMCHLDLIVLRGGRAECGTCGAAGRFVVEDGDVRVDFSPADTASSVHTLTELEEHYRELLSAAALEPDPQEIDKHAAAFRDSVPVLRPPRP encoded by the coding sequence ATGCGTCTGCTCGGACTTGCCTGCGGGCAGCAGGACGGCAGTGCCGAGGTACTGCTGAAGGCCGCGCTCACCGCGGCCGCGCGCGAGGGGGCAGCCGTCGAGATGGTACGGCTGACCGACCTGTCCCTGGTGACCGCCGCCACCGCGGACGCCGGGGACGACGCGGCCTGGTTCTGCGACCGGCTGCTCGACGCGGACGGCGTGATCGTCAGCTCCCCCACCTACACCCGCAGCGCACCGGGCGCGTTGAAGCTCCTCATCGACCGCGCCTTCGGTCCGCGCACGGACGTGGTCTTCGTCCGTGAGGCCCTCGCCCGCGGCGAACACGGCCGGGCCGAGCAGGAACACGGCCGGGCCGAGCAGAAGGAGACTCGCGGCCTTCTGGGCCTCGACACGGCACCCGACCCGCGGGTCCTCAAGCCGCGCGTGGCCGGCTTCATCGCCGTGGGCGGCTGCCCGTCACCCCACTGGCGCACGCTGACGCTGCCCACTCTGCACGCCCTGGCCTTCCCCCTGCACATGGCCGTCGCCGACCAGATGGAAGTCCCCACCCCCGGTGGCCTGGGCGGCATAGCCACCGACCCGGCGGCCGTGTTGCGCGCCGAGCGGCTGGGCGGCGCGGTTGCCCGGCAGCTCGGCCTGCCCCACGACGAGGTCCGGTTCCTGGGGGAGCCCGGCACCTGTCCGATGTGCCACCTCGACCTGATCGTGCTGCGCGGAGGCCGCGCCGAATGCGGCACCTGTGGGGCCGCGGGCCGTTTCGTCGTCGAGGACGGCGACGTCCGGGTCGACTTCTCCCCCGCCGACACCGCTTCCTCCGTCCACACCCTCACGGAGCTGGAGGAGCACTACCGGGAACTGCTGAGCGCCGCCGCACTGGAGCCGGACCCCCAGGAAATCGACAAGCACGCCGCCGCGTTCCGCGACAGCGTCCCCGTCCTGCGCCCACCGCGGCCGTAG
- a CDS encoding alpha/beta fold hydrolase, with protein MPVAEDIEFRVSELTLRGKLFRPTDGPERPPVAILQSGLGGPAESMFAMARGFTDAGLACLIYDHRNTGYSDGEPRQQFDPWQQCRDLRDVITHLTLREDVDPDRIALWGISIGGANSLFTAATDRRVKAVVSVIPPVSGWSARTLQPADTLAELEALIPADRQAQLRGEPAASIRLHGVPEPGDPVMFSDQEGLEFVENMIHQLPSFRNEITISTLDRIYEMEVRAYAERITAPVLMILASKDTVAPVEEAREMYERIPGPKEVIEYPGQHYEILSNHFPEIITRSADWLAATLRG; from the coding sequence ATGCCTGTCGCCGAAGACATCGAGTTCCGCGTGTCGGAACTGACCCTGCGGGGCAAACTGTTCCGCCCGACCGACGGCCCCGAACGCCCGCCCGTCGCCATCCTCCAGAGCGGCCTGGGCGGTCCCGCGGAATCCATGTTCGCCATGGCCCGGGGCTTCACCGACGCCGGTCTGGCCTGCCTGATCTACGACCACCGCAACACCGGCTACAGCGACGGCGAACCCCGTCAGCAGTTCGATCCCTGGCAGCAGTGCCGGGACCTGCGCGACGTCATCACCCATCTGACCCTGCGCGAGGACGTCGACCCCGACCGCATCGCCCTGTGGGGCATCAGCATCGGTGGCGCCAACTCCCTCTTCACGGCCGCCACCGATCGCCGGGTCAAAGCCGTCGTCAGCGTCATCCCCCCGGTCAGCGGCTGGAGCGCACGCACCCTCCAACCGGCCGACACGCTCGCGGAGCTGGAAGCCCTCATCCCCGCCGACCGTCAGGCCCAGCTGCGCGGCGAGCCGGCCGCGAGCATCCGCCTGCACGGCGTCCCGGAACCCGGGGACCCGGTCATGTTCAGCGACCAGGAGGGACTGGAATTCGTCGAGAACATGATCCACCAGCTGCCCAGCTTCCGGAACGAGATCACCATCTCGACTCTCGACCGCATCTACGAGATGGAGGTGCGCGCCTACGCCGAACGCATCACCGCCCCGGTCCTGATGATCCTCGCCTCCAAGGACACCGTCGCCCCCGTCGAGGAGGCCCGCGAGATGTACGAGCGGATCCCCGGCCCGAAGGAGGTCATCGAGTACCCGGGCCAGCACTACGAGATCCTCTCGAACCACTTCCCCGAGATCATCACCCGCAGCGCCGACTGGCTGGCCGCCACCCTGCGCGGTTGA
- a CDS encoding NAD(P)/FAD-dependent oxidoreductase → MPSFHVLIAGGGMGGLCLAQGLRRAGISCTVHESAPGVGRAGYRLHMNGAGGRALQQCLPDNLFELYMQTSRETPRREVMVVLDHQARELGARPHIGPPNDPRRPHTAVNRRTLRQIMGVGLEDIVRYDSTVTGFETDGEKVRVLLDDGTSETGDVLVGADGINSVVRRQLLPDVAVVDTGMRGLYSIAPLTDDLAARLPEALFDGFAIATGPNGAMFAYGVYRPRRPVAEAVAELAPGAAVDPVDPYIMVNLGLPPGSPVAAGAPDLWHSSPETLHTLMRTAVRGWDPALADLVEHVDASTIFPVSTRHLQPAEPWPAGRVTLLGDAIHAMPPSFGSGANTALRDAAALARALERAAHGDTPVAEAVAEYETEMRAEVFPILRASADPRGLDADFLPDDLPVSHT, encoded by the coding sequence ATGCCGTCGTTCCATGTCCTGATCGCCGGCGGAGGCATGGGAGGGCTCTGTCTGGCGCAGGGTCTTCGCCGCGCGGGCATCAGCTGCACCGTCCACGAGAGCGCGCCGGGCGTCGGGCGGGCCGGCTACCGCCTGCACATGAACGGCGCGGGTGGCCGCGCTCTCCAGCAGTGCCTGCCGGACAACCTCTTCGAGCTGTACATGCAGACCTCGCGCGAGACGCCACGCCGTGAGGTCATGGTCGTGCTCGACCACCAGGCCCGCGAACTCGGCGCCCGCCCCCACATCGGCCCGCCCAACGACCCGCGACGGCCTCACACGGCGGTCAACAGGCGCACCCTGCGCCAGATCATGGGCGTGGGCCTGGAGGACATCGTCCGCTACGACAGCACCGTCACCGGCTTCGAGACGGACGGCGAGAAGGTGCGGGTGCTGCTCGACGACGGCACGAGTGAGACCGGGGACGTACTGGTGGGCGCCGACGGCATCAACTCCGTCGTGCGCAGGCAGTTGCTGCCCGACGTTGCGGTCGTGGACACCGGAATGCGCGGCCTGTACTCCATCGCACCGCTGACCGACGATCTGGCAGCGCGCCTGCCCGAGGCACTGTTCGACGGTTTCGCCATCGCCACAGGGCCGAACGGCGCGATGTTCGCCTACGGCGTGTACCGGCCGCGCAGGCCGGTCGCCGAGGCGGTGGCCGAACTGGCGCCCGGCGCCGCCGTCGATCCCGTCGACCCGTACATCATGGTCAACCTCGGCCTTCCGCCCGGGAGCCCTGTCGCCGCCGGGGCTCCCGACCTGTGGCACAGCTCCCCTGAAACCCTGCACACACTGATGCGCACCGCGGTACGGGGCTGGGATCCCGCCCTGGCCGACCTCGTCGAGCACGTCGACGCGTCGACGATCTTCCCGGTGTCCACGCGTCACCTGCAGCCGGCAGAGCCCTGGCCGGCCGGCCGTGTCACCCTGCTCGGTGACGCGATCCACGCCATGCCTCCCTCGTTCGGCTCCGGCGCCAACACGGCACTGCGCGACGCCGCGGCTCTCGCCCGGGCCCTGGAGCGCGCCGCCCACGGCGACACCCCCGTGGCGGAGGCCGTGGCCGAGTACGAGACCGAGATGCGCGCCGAGGTCTTCCCCATCCTGCGTGCCTCGGCCGACCCGCGGGGCCTCGACGCCGACTTCCTGCCGGACGACCTCCCCGTCAGTCACACCTGA
- a CDS encoding LysR family transcriptional regulator — MTLDLNLLPSLGALLQERSVTRAAQRLGLSQPSLSAALARLRRHYGDELLVRVGNSYELTPLAERLLEHTEQALNWADRALRTRPDFDPTQARHEFTVIMADCQLPTFGRALADLVRTAAPNVRLRFQHSTERVVQQALDNLRTVDALVLPQGILSNIPTFDLYKDRWVCVVSADRAPAVLGREELAEHPWVLPYRHPSPVFSPLNRLHAEGIEPHAEIVTENFLAIPHLVAGTDRIGLMPERAAIPTLSGQPITVVRPAFEIGHLVESLWWHPLHEREPAHIWLRRIAAQAGQAVESGPVV; from the coding sequence GTGACTCTGGACCTCAACCTGCTGCCGTCGCTGGGCGCGCTCCTCCAGGAGCGCAGTGTGACGCGGGCGGCACAACGGCTCGGTCTGAGCCAGCCCTCGCTGAGCGCGGCCCTGGCCCGGCTGCGTCGGCACTACGGCGACGAACTCCTCGTCAGGGTGGGCAACAGCTACGAGCTGACCCCCCTGGCGGAACGGCTGCTGGAACACACCGAGCAGGCCCTGAACTGGGCGGACCGGGCCCTCCGGACGCGCCCCGACTTCGATCCCACGCAGGCCCGGCACGAGTTCACCGTGATCATGGCCGACTGCCAACTGCCCACGTTCGGGCGGGCCTTGGCCGACCTGGTCCGCACCGCCGCGCCGAACGTGCGGCTGCGATTCCAGCACAGCACCGAACGGGTCGTGCAGCAGGCGCTGGACAACCTGCGCACGGTGGACGCCCTCGTCCTGCCCCAGGGCATCCTGTCGAACATCCCCACCTTCGACCTGTACAAGGACCGTTGGGTGTGCGTGGTGTCCGCCGACCGCGCCCCGGCCGTCCTCGGGCGGGAGGAACTGGCGGAACACCCTTGGGTGCTGCCCTACCGTCACCCGTCGCCGGTCTTCTCCCCCCTGAACCGCCTGCACGCCGAGGGCATCGAACCGCACGCGGAGATCGTCACGGAGAACTTCCTGGCCATCCCCCACCTGGTCGCGGGGACCGACCGGATCGGCCTGATGCCCGAACGGGCCGCGATCCCCACCCTCTCCGGACAACCGATCACCGTCGTCCGACCCGCCTTCGAGATCGGCCACTTGGTGGAGTCCCTGTGGTGGCATCCCCTCCATGAGCGGGAACCGGCCCACATATGGCTGCGCCGTATCGCCGCTCAGGCCGGCCAGGCGGTCGAGAGCGGCCCTGTGGTTTGA
- a CDS encoding dihydrofolate reductase family protein, with protein sequence MRIVVTEFISLDGVVQAPGGPEEDTDGGFAHGGWSHPYFDEEVLGGAFDAGLGRAEALLFGRRTWQTMAAAWPERDGDPFADRMNSLKKYVVSSTLGEDDLTWNNSSLIPGDQAVARIRELRASEGGDLAMMGSPTLVRTLLSEGLVDELQLVVMPVLLGGGKTIFPGDGAKRPMELVSTTTAKTGAQVCVYRPATTEG encoded by the coding sequence ATGCGTATCGTCGTCACCGAGTTCATCAGCCTGGACGGTGTGGTGCAGGCCCCGGGCGGGCCGGAGGAGGACACCGACGGGGGCTTCGCGCACGGCGGGTGGTCGCACCCGTACTTCGACGAGGAGGTGCTGGGCGGCGCCTTCGACGCGGGGCTGGGCAGAGCGGAGGCGCTGCTGTTCGGGCGGCGGACGTGGCAGACGATGGCGGCGGCCTGGCCGGAGCGGGACGGGGACCCGTTCGCGGACCGGATGAACTCCCTGAAGAAGTACGTGGTGTCCAGCACGCTCGGCGAGGACGACCTCACCTGGAACAACTCCTCGCTGATCCCCGGCGACCAGGCCGTGGCCCGGATCCGGGAGCTGCGCGCGAGCGAGGGCGGCGACCTCGCGATGATGGGCAGCCCGACGCTCGTGCGGACGCTGCTGTCCGAGGGTCTCGTGGACGAGCTCCAGCTCGTCGTCATGCCGGTGCTCCTCGGCGGCGGCAAGACGATCTTCCCCGGGGACGGGGCGAAGCGCCCGATGGAGCTGGTCTCGACGACCACCGCCAAGACCGGGGCGCAGGTGTGCGTGTACCGGCCGGCGACGACCGAGGGGTAG
- a CDS encoding bifunctional helix-turn-helix transcriptional regulator/GNAT family N-acetyltransferase, translated as MTVQDIRSFNRFYTNVIGALDYGRQLYAPYTLTESRVIYELAHAPRTDAADLRAQLHLDAGYLSRILNRFEEDGLIERGPSESDPRRRRITLTTRGREVAALLDERARESVGALLGTVRAADRPRLAEALGTVRAILGGGRDPRPEDVVLREPAPGDLGWIVQRNAALYAAEYRWNADYEGLVARIVADYAEDHDPHLERTWIAELDGRPVGCVMCVRDEAPGAARLRLLLVEPDARGLGIGDRLVQAVVDFAREAGYREVVLWTNDVLAAARRIYRRHGFVLVAEKPHRSFGRDLTGQDWRLDLHATPDRRKGVAGGDAGYGPST; from the coding sequence ATGACCGTCCAGGACATCCGCTCCTTCAACCGCTTCTACACGAACGTCATCGGCGCCCTCGACTACGGCCGTCAGCTGTACGCCCCCTACACCCTCACCGAGTCCCGGGTGATCTACGAGCTGGCCCACGCGCCGCGCACGGACGCCGCCGACCTGCGGGCCCAGTTGCACCTGGACGCCGGATACCTGAGCCGCATCCTGAACCGGTTCGAGGAGGACGGGCTGATCGAGCGCGGTCCGTCCGAGTCGGATCCGCGCCGTCGCCGGATCACGCTCACCACCCGCGGCCGGGAGGTAGCCGCGCTCCTCGACGAGCGGGCCCGGGAGTCGGTCGGGGCGCTGCTGGGCACCGTACGGGCGGCGGACCGGCCGCGGCTGGCGGAGGCGCTGGGGACCGTCCGGGCGATTCTCGGCGGCGGCCGGGACCCGCGCCCCGAGGACGTCGTCCTGCGCGAGCCCGCCCCCGGCGACCTCGGCTGGATCGTGCAGCGCAACGCCGCGCTGTACGCCGCCGAGTACCGCTGGAACGCCGACTACGAGGGGCTGGTCGCGAGGATCGTCGCCGACTACGCCGAGGACCACGACCCCCACCTGGAGCGGACGTGGATCGCCGAGCTGGACGGCCGGCCGGTGGGGTGCGTGATGTGCGTACGGGACGAGGCGCCCGGGGCCGCCCGCCTGCGCCTGCTGCTCGTCGAGCCGGACGCGCGGGGGCTCGGCATCGGCGACCGGCTGGTGCAGGCCGTCGTCGACTTCGCCCGCGAGGCCGGCTACCGCGAGGTCGTCCTGTGGACCAACGACGTCCTCGCCGCGGCCCGCCGCATCTACCGGCGCCACGGCTTCGTCCTGGTGGCCGAGAAACCGCACCGCTCCTTCGGCCGGGACCTGACCGGCCAGGACTGGCGACTGGATCTTCACGCAACACCCGACCGGCGAAAGGGAGTCGCGGGCGGGGACGCCGGGTATGGTCCGTCGACATGA
- a CDS encoding sugar phosphate isomerase/epimerase family protein encodes MKLAFSTLGVPGLPLTDVLRLASTHGYHGVELRTHPEEPVHTGLDPDRRAEVAAEFKGAGVEILGLAGYARVAAPGDDEPVLAEIRALLDLAHDLGAPYVRVFPGGDLDVQTPEEADATAARRLGTAAEYAGDRNVRVLLETHDSHRTAADAMRVLGLVGHRQVGALWDVMHTWLGGEQPSETYAALSPHLGYVQVKDIASAEDTTPLPLGEGVLPLAECVEVLSRHGWDGWLCWEYEKRWYEGAAPLADLLGPGREHLSRLLNESA; translated from the coding sequence ATGAAGCTGGCGTTCTCCACCCTCGGTGTCCCCGGCCTGCCCCTGACCGACGTACTGCGGCTCGCCAGTACGCACGGCTATCACGGCGTCGAGTTGCGCACCCACCCCGAGGAGCCGGTCCACACCGGCCTCGATCCGGATCGGCGGGCCGAGGTGGCGGCCGAGTTCAAGGGGGCGGGCGTAGAGATCCTGGGTCTCGCGGGATACGCGCGGGTCGCCGCCCCGGGCGACGACGAGCCCGTCCTGGCCGAGATCCGCGCCCTCCTCGACCTGGCCCACGACCTCGGTGCCCCGTACGTCCGCGTCTTCCCCGGCGGCGACCTGGACGTCCAGACCCCTGAGGAGGCGGACGCGACGGCCGCCCGCCGCCTGGGTACGGCCGCCGAGTACGCGGGCGACCGCAACGTGCGCGTGCTCCTGGAGACCCACGACTCGCACCGCACCGCCGCCGACGCCATGCGCGTCCTCGGGCTCGTCGGCCATCGTCAGGTCGGCGCGCTCTGGGACGTCATGCACACCTGGCTGGGCGGTGAGCAGCCCTCGGAGACCTACGCGGCCCTCTCCCCCCATCTCGGCTACGTCCAGGTCAAGGACATCGCCTCCGCCGAGGACACGACCCCGCTGCCCCTCGGCGAGGGTGTCCTGCCCCTGGCCGAGTGCGTGGAAGTCCTCTCCCGGCACGGCTGGGACGGCTGGCTGTGCTGGGAGTACGAGAAGCGCTGGTACGAGGGCGCGGCGCCGCTGGCCGATCTGCTGGGCCCGGGGCGTGAGCACCTGAGCCGACTGCTCAACGAATCGGCGTAA
- a CDS encoding lasso peptide isopeptide bond-forming cyclase, with amino-acid sequence MDRFADPDALPGWFAALPDRAEAAPVGAALRRWAVREVSHASGRPWLLGRWDDGALTVGAAGPSRVAVLGEHAVTGAELSAVAGRLRTAADSDRAVGSFAGSFHLVASAGGCVRIQGSVTGLRPVFHARVGDVVVAGDRADVLARLLDAQLDERLLAVRLLNSFALHPVAGLPVWQGVAVLPGGHCLLLDRDGRERQVRWWSPPEPVVPMAEGAARLREELGAAVAARVRGRELVSCDLGGLDSTSVCALAAGGSARVVAYTADGRDPMSDDVAWARRTVAGLDGVEHHVFAGDAVPLVYDGLDEADDLFDEPCPAVVHRGGWLVIPRSAAARGSRLHLTGFGGDELLAGSPAHLHALLRSHPRVAWQRVRGFAAQRPWSYRQTLRQLRDGSPYRAWLARVAEQLTAVPPPEDTPTLDWGMPPRLPPWATGDAVAAVRDVIRDAARTAEPLAPTRGQHVELEAMRSTSRMVRQLGQMAARLGVGLAAPYYDDRVVEAGLAVRPQDRVTPWRYKPLIVEAMRGVVPEESLSRHTKDEGAHDVEAGLRENRAGLLALCEDSRLARLGLVDADALREVCRRPLPPSLQFDALYQTVACEVWLRALQGAAAVPS; translated from the coding sequence GTGGACCGTTTCGCCGACCCCGACGCGCTCCCGGGCTGGTTCGCCGCCCTGCCCGACCGTGCCGAAGCCGCCCCGGTCGGCGCCGCGCTGCGCCGCTGGGCCGTGCGGGAGGTCAGCCATGCGTCGGGGCGGCCCTGGCTGCTCGGCCGCTGGGACGACGGCGCCCTGACCGTCGGCGCGGCCGGGCCCTCCCGCGTCGCGGTGCTCGGTGAACACGCCGTCACCGGCGCGGAGCTGAGCGCGGTCGCCGGGCGGCTGCGCACCGCCGCCGACAGCGACAGGGCGGTCGGTTCGTTCGCCGGGAGTTTCCATCTGGTCGCGTCCGCCGGCGGATGTGTACGCATTCAGGGCAGTGTCACCGGGCTGCGGCCCGTTTTCCATGCCCGCGTCGGTGATGTGGTGGTGGCCGGTGACCGGGCCGATGTCCTCGCCCGGCTGCTCGACGCGCAACTCGACGAGCGGCTGCTGGCGGTGCGTCTGCTGAATTCGTTCGCGCTGCACCCGGTGGCGGGCCTGCCCGTGTGGCAGGGCGTCGCGGTGTTGCCGGGCGGCCACTGCCTGCTGCTCGACCGGGACGGCCGGGAGCGGCAGGTCCGGTGGTGGAGTCCGCCCGAGCCGGTCGTGCCGATGGCCGAGGGCGCCGCGAGGCTGCGGGAGGAGCTGGGTGCCGCCGTGGCGGCCCGGGTCCGGGGGCGTGAGCTGGTGAGCTGCGATCTGGGCGGGCTGGACTCCACCTCCGTGTGCGCCCTGGCGGCCGGCGGGAGCGCCCGGGTCGTCGCCTACACCGCCGACGGCCGTGATCCCATGAGCGACGACGTGGCCTGGGCCCGCCGTACCGTGGCCGGGCTGGACGGCGTCGAGCACCACGTCTTCGCCGGGGACGCGGTGCCGTTGGTCTACGACGGGCTGGACGAGGCGGACGACCTGTTCGACGAGCCGTGCCCGGCCGTCGTGCATCGCGGCGGATGGCTGGTGATCCCGCGGTCCGCCGCGGCGCGCGGCTCACGGCTGCATCTGACCGGGTTCGGCGGGGACGAGCTGCTGGCGGGTTCGCCGGCGCATCTGCACGCGCTGCTGCGCAGCCACCCCCGCGTGGCGTGGCAGCGGGTGCGCGGGTTCGCCGCCCAGCGGCCCTGGTCGTACCGGCAGACGCTGCGGCAGTTGCGGGACGGCAGCCCCTACCGGGCCTGGCTCGCCCGGGTCGCGGAGCAGCTCACCGCCGTACCGCCCCCGGAGGACACCCCGACCCTGGACTGGGGGATGCCGCCGCGGCTGCCGCCGTGGGCGACCGGGGACGCCGTCGCGGCCGTGCGGGACGTGATCCGCGACGCGGCCCGGACGGCGGAGCCGCTGGCCCCCACGCGCGGGCAGCACGTCGAGCTGGAGGCGATGCGGAGCACCTCGCGGATGGTCCGGCAGTTGGGGCAGATGGCCGCGCGGCTGGGGGTGGGCCTCGCCGCCCCGTACTACGACGACCGGGTCGTGGAGGCGGGCCTGGCGGTGCGGCCGCAGGACCGGGTCACGCCCTGGCGGTACAAGCCGCTGATCGTCGAGGCCATGCGGGGTGTGGTGCCCGAGGAGAGCCTGTCCCGGCACACCAAGGACGAGGGCGCGCACGACGTGGAGGCCGGGCTGCGGGAGAACCGGGCCGGGCTGCTCGCCCTGTGCGAGGACTCGCGGCTGGCCCGGCTGGGCCTGGTCGACGCCGACGCCCTGCGCGAGGTGTGCCGCCGTCCGCTGCCGCCGTCGCTGCAGTTCGACGCCCTGTACCAGACGGTGGCGTGCGAGGTCTGGCTGCGCGCGCTGCAGGGCGCCGCGGCCGTACCGTCCTGA